Proteins encoded by one window of Apus apus isolate bApuApu2 chromosome 15, bApuApu2.pri.cur, whole genome shotgun sequence:
- the LOC127390851 gene encoding 1,25-dihydroxyvitamin D(3) 24-hydroxylase, mitochondrial isoform X3, with amino-acid sequence MKLGAFDSVHIAAPCLLEALYRRESACPQRLEIKPWKAYRDYRDEGYGLLILEGKDWQRVRSAFQKKLMKPKEVAKLDTTINEVLEDFMHRIDDICNHNGQMEDVYSEFNKWSFESICLVLYGKRFGLLQQDVEEESLNFIKAVKTMMATFGMMMVTPVELHKGLNTKVWQAHTKAWDDIFKTAKHSIDCRLEKHSANPQEDFLCDIYSGGQLSKKELYAAIAELQIAGVETTANSLLWALYNISRNPHVQQKLFQEIQNVLAANESPSAENLKNMPYLRACLKESMRLTPSVPFTTRTIDTEMVLDDYVLPKGTVLMINSHALGCNEEYFHGWTQFKPERWFQKNLINPFSHVPFGIGKRMCIGRRLAELQLHLALCWLIRKYQIVATDNKPVETLHSGTLIPSRELPIAFHRR; translated from the exons ATGAAGCTGGGTGCTTTCGACTCGGTGCACATCGCAGCCCCGTGCCTCCTGGAAGCTCTGTACCGCCGGGAGAGCGCCTGCCCTCAGCGCCTGGAGATCAAGCCCTGGAAAGCCTATCGGGACTATCGCGACGAGGGCTACGGGCTGCTGATCCT GGAAGGAAAGGACTGGCAGAGGGTTAGAAGTGcctttcaaaagaaattaatgaaacCCAAGGAAGTTGCAAAACTGGACACCACGATCAATGAG GTCCTGGAGGACTTCATGCACAGAATAGATGATATTTGTAACCACAATGGACAAATGGAAGATGTCTATTCAGAATTCAACAAATGGTCATTTGAAA GTATCTGCCTGGTGCTGTATGGAAAGAGGTTTGGTCTCCTACAGCAGGATGTAGAAGAAGAAAGTTTGAACTTCATCAAGGCTGTAAAAACG ATGATGGCTACTTTTGGAATGATGATGGTGACCCCCGTGGAACTTCACAAGGGTCTGAACACAAAAGTCTGGCAAGCTCATACTAAAGCATGGGATGATATATTTAAAACAG CCAAGCACTCGATCGACTGTCGACTGGAAAAGCACTCTGCAAACCCTCAGGAGGATTTCCTGTGTGACATCTATTCTGGGGGACAACTTTCCAAGAAGGAGCTGTATGCTGCCATCGCAGAGCTCCAGATTGCTGGAGTTGAAACG ACAGCCAATAGTTTACTGTGGGCTTTGTATAACATCTCACGCAATCCACACGTTCAGCAGAAGCTTTTCCAGGAAATACAGAATGTTTTGGCTGCTAATGAGAGTCCAAGTGCTGAGAACTTGAAGAATATGCCTTACCTAAGAGCATGTCTGAAAGAATCCATGAG ATTAACACCGTCAGTGCCATTTACCACTCGCACCATTGACACAGAAATGGTTCTGGATGATTATGTACTACCCAAGGGG ACTGTATTAATGATAAATAGCCATGCCCTGGGTTGCAATGAAGAGTACTTTCATGGCTGGACTCAATTTAAACCAGAGCGCTGGTTTCAGAAGAACTTAATAAATCCTTTTTCTCATGTTCCATTTGGGATTGGGAAGAGGATGTGCATCGGGCGCCGcttagcagagctgcagcttcacTTGGCCCTTTGCTGG CTCATTCGCAAGTACCAGATTGTAGCGACTGACAACAAGCCAGTGGAAACGCTCCATTCAGGAACACTGATTCCCAGCCGGGAGCTTCCCATTGCGTTTCACAGACGATAA
- the LOC127390851 gene encoding 1,25-dihydroxyvitamin D(3) 24-hydroxylase, mitochondrial isoform X2, whose translation MAEYHRRFGKIFRMKLGAFDSVHIAAPCLLEALYRRESACPQRLEIKPWKAYRDYRDEGYGLLILEGKDWQRVRSAFQKKLMKPKEVAKLDTTINEVLEDFMHRIDDICNHNGQMEDVYSEFNKWSFESICLVLYGKRFGLLQQDVEEESLNFIKAVKTMMATFGMMMVTPVELHKGLNTKVWQAHTKAWDDIFKTAKHSIDCRLEKHSANPQEDFLCDIYSGGQLSKKELYAAIAELQIAGVETTANSLLWALYNISRNPHVQQKLFQEIQNVLAANESPSAENLKNMPYLRACLKESMRLTPSVPFTTRTIDTEMVLDDYVLPKGTVLMINSHALGCNEEYFHGWTQFKPERWFQKNLINPFSHVPFGIGKRMCIGRRLAELQLHLALCWLIRKYQIVATDNKPVETLHSGTLIPSRELPIAFHRR comes from the exons ATG GCCGAGTACCACAGGAGGTTTGGCAAGATCTTCCGCATGAAGCTGGGTGCTTTCGACTCGGTGCACATCGCAGCCCCGTGCCTCCTGGAAGCTCTGTACCGCCGGGAGAGCGCCTGCCCTCAGCGCCTGGAGATCAAGCCCTGGAAAGCCTATCGGGACTATCGCGACGAGGGCTACGGGCTGCTGATCCT GGAAGGAAAGGACTGGCAGAGGGTTAGAAGTGcctttcaaaagaaattaatgaaacCCAAGGAAGTTGCAAAACTGGACACCACGATCAATGAG GTCCTGGAGGACTTCATGCACAGAATAGATGATATTTGTAACCACAATGGACAAATGGAAGATGTCTATTCAGAATTCAACAAATGGTCATTTGAAA GTATCTGCCTGGTGCTGTATGGAAAGAGGTTTGGTCTCCTACAGCAGGATGTAGAAGAAGAAAGTTTGAACTTCATCAAGGCTGTAAAAACG ATGATGGCTACTTTTGGAATGATGATGGTGACCCCCGTGGAACTTCACAAGGGTCTGAACACAAAAGTCTGGCAAGCTCATACTAAAGCATGGGATGATATATTTAAAACAG CCAAGCACTCGATCGACTGTCGACTGGAAAAGCACTCTGCAAACCCTCAGGAGGATTTCCTGTGTGACATCTATTCTGGGGGACAACTTTCCAAGAAGGAGCTGTATGCTGCCATCGCAGAGCTCCAGATTGCTGGAGTTGAAACG ACAGCCAATAGTTTACTGTGGGCTTTGTATAACATCTCACGCAATCCACACGTTCAGCAGAAGCTTTTCCAGGAAATACAGAATGTTTTGGCTGCTAATGAGAGTCCAAGTGCTGAGAACTTGAAGAATATGCCTTACCTAAGAGCATGTCTGAAAGAATCCATGAG ATTAACACCGTCAGTGCCATTTACCACTCGCACCATTGACACAGAAATGGTTCTGGATGATTATGTACTACCCAAGGGG ACTGTATTAATGATAAATAGCCATGCCCTGGGTTGCAATGAAGAGTACTTTCATGGCTGGACTCAATTTAAACCAGAGCGCTGGTTTCAGAAGAACTTAATAAATCCTTTTTCTCATGTTCCATTTGGGATTGGGAAGAGGATGTGCATCGGGCGCCGcttagcagagctgcagcttcacTTGGCCCTTTGCTGG CTCATTCGCAAGTACCAGATTGTAGCGACTGACAACAAGCCAGTGGAAACGCTCCATTCAGGAACACTGATTCCCAGCCGGGAGCTTCCCATTGCGTTTCACAGACGATAA
- the LOC127390851 gene encoding 1,25-dihydroxyvitamin D(3) 24-hydroxylase, mitochondrial isoform X1: protein MGGCSIFLQHPALTCGRAALSPAGRAAPAHRLFASSLSAPRPAETSARRVRGHPLAALPGPPSWPLMGSLPDVLWKGGLKRQHETLAEYHRRFGKIFRMKLGAFDSVHIAAPCLLEALYRRESACPQRLEIKPWKAYRDYRDEGYGLLILEGKDWQRVRSAFQKKLMKPKEVAKLDTTINEVLEDFMHRIDDICNHNGQMEDVYSEFNKWSFESICLVLYGKRFGLLQQDVEEESLNFIKAVKTMMATFGMMMVTPVELHKGLNTKVWQAHTKAWDDIFKTAKHSIDCRLEKHSANPQEDFLCDIYSGGQLSKKELYAAIAELQIAGVETTANSLLWALYNISRNPHVQQKLFQEIQNVLAANESPSAENLKNMPYLRACLKESMRLTPSVPFTTRTIDTEMVLDDYVLPKGTVLMINSHALGCNEEYFHGWTQFKPERWFQKNLINPFSHVPFGIGKRMCIGRRLAELQLHLALCWLIRKYQIVATDNKPVETLHSGTLIPSRELPIAFHRR from the exons ATGGGAGGCTGCAGCATCTTCCTCCAGCACCCCGCCCTCACCTGCGGCCGCGCCGCGCTGAGCCCCGCGGGGCGCGCAGCCCCCGCGCACCGACTCTTCGCCTCCTCCCTCAGCGCCCCGCGGCCGGCGGAGACCTCCGCTCGGCGGGTCCGCGGGCACCCGCTGgccgccctgcccggccccccCAGCTGGCCGCTGATGGGCAGCCTGCCCGACGTCCTCTGGAAGGGGGGGCTCAAGCGGCAGCACGAGACGCTG GCCGAGTACCACAGGAGGTTTGGCAAGATCTTCCGCATGAAGCTGGGTGCTTTCGACTCGGTGCACATCGCAGCCCCGTGCCTCCTGGAAGCTCTGTACCGCCGGGAGAGCGCCTGCCCTCAGCGCCTGGAGATCAAGCCCTGGAAAGCCTATCGGGACTATCGCGACGAGGGCTACGGGCTGCTGATCCT GGAAGGAAAGGACTGGCAGAGGGTTAGAAGTGcctttcaaaagaaattaatgaaacCCAAGGAAGTTGCAAAACTGGACACCACGATCAATGAG GTCCTGGAGGACTTCATGCACAGAATAGATGATATTTGTAACCACAATGGACAAATGGAAGATGTCTATTCAGAATTCAACAAATGGTCATTTGAAA GTATCTGCCTGGTGCTGTATGGAAAGAGGTTTGGTCTCCTACAGCAGGATGTAGAAGAAGAAAGTTTGAACTTCATCAAGGCTGTAAAAACG ATGATGGCTACTTTTGGAATGATGATGGTGACCCCCGTGGAACTTCACAAGGGTCTGAACACAAAAGTCTGGCAAGCTCATACTAAAGCATGGGATGATATATTTAAAACAG CCAAGCACTCGATCGACTGTCGACTGGAAAAGCACTCTGCAAACCCTCAGGAGGATTTCCTGTGTGACATCTATTCTGGGGGACAACTTTCCAAGAAGGAGCTGTATGCTGCCATCGCAGAGCTCCAGATTGCTGGAGTTGAAACG ACAGCCAATAGTTTACTGTGGGCTTTGTATAACATCTCACGCAATCCACACGTTCAGCAGAAGCTTTTCCAGGAAATACAGAATGTTTTGGCTGCTAATGAGAGTCCAAGTGCTGAGAACTTGAAGAATATGCCTTACCTAAGAGCATGTCTGAAAGAATCCATGAG ATTAACACCGTCAGTGCCATTTACCACTCGCACCATTGACACAGAAATGGTTCTGGATGATTATGTACTACCCAAGGGG ACTGTATTAATGATAAATAGCCATGCCCTGGGTTGCAATGAAGAGTACTTTCATGGCTGGACTCAATTTAAACCAGAGCGCTGGTTTCAGAAGAACTTAATAAATCCTTTTTCTCATGTTCCATTTGGGATTGGGAAGAGGATGTGCATCGGGCGCCGcttagcagagctgcagcttcacTTGGCCCTTTGCTGG CTCATTCGCAAGTACCAGATTGTAGCGACTGACAACAAGCCAGTGGAAACGCTCCATTCAGGAACACTGATTCCCAGCCGGGAGCTTCCCATTGCGTTTCACAGACGATAA